One window of Triticum dicoccoides isolate Atlit2015 ecotype Zavitan chromosome 5A, WEW_v2.0, whole genome shotgun sequence genomic DNA carries:
- the LOC119302823 gene encoding uncharacterized protein LOC119302823, translated as MPPLLTFSSPAQSLPVPAPSRARLRVAASAVVGATGQATNDFPSFLPNAVESIRDGAAIRLAKRIQRVPVQTGFSTSPILSSCVRPLNQQQSSDPVLLLHGFDSSCLEWRYTYPLLEDAGLEAWAVDVLGWGFSNLETRPPCDTVSKREHLYQFWRSYIKRPMALVGSSLGAAVAIDFTVNYPEAVSKLIFIGASVYAEGTRDMTGVPKFVPYAGVFVLKSLPLRMLATHLMFNKTPDEFFDWVQVIRPPYIPCT; from the exons ATGCCGCCGCTCCTCACCTTCTCCTCGCCGGCGCAGTCGCTCCCAGTCCCAGCGCCGTCCAGGGCCCGGTTGAGGGTCGCTGCTTCCGCCGTCGTTGGTGCCACCGGCCAAGCCACCAACGACTTCCCGTCGTTCCTTCCCAACGCGGTCGAGAGCATCCGCGACGGTGCCGCCATCCGCCTCGCCAAGCGAATCCAGCGCGTGCCCGTCCAG ACCGGCTTCTCCACGAGCCCGATACTGAGCAGCTGCGTGAGGCCACTCAATCAGCAGCAGAGCAGTGACCCGGTCCTGCTGCTCCATGGCTTCGACAG TTCTTGTTTAGAGTGGAGGTACACCTACCCTTTGCTGGAGGATGCTGGATTGGAGGCTTGGGCTGTGGACGTTCTTGGATGGGGCTTCTCTAATTTAG AAACAAGGCCACCATGTGATACTGTGTCTAAGCGCGAGCATCTTTACCAG TTCTGGAGATCCTACATCAAGAGGCCTATGGCACTAGTTGGATCTAGCCTGGGTGCTGCTGTTGCCATTGATTTTACAGTCAACTACCCAGAAGCG GTATCAAAATTAATCTTCATTGGTGCAAGTGTATATGCTGAGGGCACAAGAGATATGACCGGAGTGCCAAAATTTGTTCCATATGCGGGG GTCTTTGTACTGAAGAGTCTTCCTCTGCGAATGTTGGCTACACACTTGATGTTTAATAAAACTCCAGATGAATTCTTTGATTGGGTCCAGGTAATTAGGCCTCCATACATTCCTTGCACCTGA